From the Schistocerca piceifrons isolate TAMUIC-IGC-003096 chromosome 2, iqSchPice1.1, whole genome shotgun sequence genome, the window TGAGGAATTGCAATCAAGCCATTAATATATTGTCCAGCTACACGTATACCTCGCCATCAACGAGTTTTCATACATCAGAATTCGTTACTTCATCTCAGTGGTATGCCGTACTTGCATCTATTTAGCAAAGATATTGTAGATGAGCAGTTGTTCAGTCATCTGAAGGAACAGGGATTAAAATAAGAAGTAGAAGTGGTTCAGATAAAAGACTGTAACATAAATATTTGTATAGACATATATTGACATGCATGAATGGATACAAAAATTTGTACAAAATGAGGATGAGAGGTTGGTTGGTCCACATCAGTCTTTAACCATGGTAGGCACCACCGTAGGCCAGGGCGGGCGCGTAGGCAGCCCTAGCGATGGGGGCGGCGTAGGCAGCCCTGGCAATGGGGGCGGCGTAAGCCCTAGCGGGGGCGGCGACTGCAACGGGGGCGTGGGCGACGGCCACGGGGGCGGCGACGGCGGGGTGGGCTCCAGCCTCCTTGTGCACGACGGCATTGAAGCCGTTCACGGGGTCAGCGGTGTAGTCGACGACGCGGATGGAACCGTCGGGTTCGGCCAGGCTGTAGCTGCCCTGGACGACGTCTCCGCTGCGGCTCTCGTGCTGGGCTTTCGAGTCACCAGTGTGGGCGTCCTGGACGTTGTAGGCGAAGCTGTACTGTGGGTGGGGGTCGTACTCGacagcggcgggggcggcagcgacAGCTGGGGCGTAGG encodes:
- the LOC124776665 gene encoding cuticle protein 18.6-like — encoded protein: MACKLIVLSMMVAVASAGYLGAPAVYAPGAPLAARGYAASAYAAPAYAAPIARYAAPVARAYAAPVARAYAPAVAAAPAAVEYDPHPQYSFAYNVQDAHTGDSKAQHESRSGDVVQGSYSLAEPDGSIRVVDYTADPVNGFNAVVHKEAGAHPAVAAPVAVAHAPVAVAAPARAYAAPIARAAYAAPIARAAYAPALAYGGAYHG